Proteins from a single region of Nitratidesulfovibrio sp.:
- a CDS encoding cache domain-containing protein: protein MTGLGIRGKLLASYMLVFLALLFCGGAGAYVYARHAVEQAVEERLHAATQSILGTVRVGADLAVRNYLRAASEKARDVVVLEYERYRSGAITEAQAKANAAAILLRMSIGRSGYIYCLTSDATLAVHPVPSLLGRDLSEFEFVRDQSRLHEGFMQYEWRNPGETHARPKALHMTWFQPWDWIISASAYREEFRNLLDVTMLRDAVLSHRVGETGYAYIMTGAGELLVHPVMEPGDIADARDDTGRRFVREMLQKRSGRIVYSWRNPGEDSYREKIVVYAYLADYDWIVAASGYTDEIYAPLDRMRRLALLWLLAAIGVVALASLYASAGITGPLRRLAERVRVGAGGDLSVRVVPETHDEIGDLANYFNRLMGNLEGHSLRMGQLVEARTAELTRLNADYLGELERRAATEEEARSRLAFLRALMNSIPNPIFYRDFTGRFVDCNDSFARVVLGSAREDVRGRPPGDFPDVYPPDVAAAALRDDDELRHVGGTRFGEQALRCADGAVRHFSVVKTVFGGGAAGEGGIIGVFTDLTARRRAEDARRLLEQAVENFSGALLILDGEGSIRYANPAFAAITGWPRADAVDRRLADIGATGGATGGATGGAAGEDAATVGGGAGGNGDAGFTALLAARAQGKAWSGRTRLRRGDGTSFEAECRLAPLRDGASVVTHFVCTIEDVSERLLLQAQLLQAQKLESIGQLASGIAHEINTPIQFVGDNVRFLGTSASALDAAMAGYDALLRQAVAACGTPADVASGGEDLLAKAARLREETDVDFVLAELPVAVRQMQDGVERVSGIVRALREFSHPDAGGKVHVDVNAGLANTVTVCRNEWKYVAEVHLDLAPDLPHVMGHAGDLNQVFMNLLVNAAHAVGDRLRTGGAALADPLPGSRDAAPGTGAALPTDGAERALGHITISTRFVDGEVLVRVRDDGTGIAPEVLPRIFDPFFTTKEVGRGTGQGLAITRNLVVSKHGGRIEVNSEPGKGAEFIVHLPVGTS from the coding sequence ATGACGGGTCTGGGCATTCGGGGCAAACTGCTGGCCAGCTACATGCTGGTGTTCCTTGCGCTGCTGTTCTGCGGCGGTGCCGGTGCGTACGTGTATGCCCGGCATGCCGTGGAGCAGGCCGTGGAAGAACGGCTGCACGCGGCCACCCAGTCCATTCTGGGCACCGTGCGCGTGGGGGCGGACCTTGCCGTGCGCAACTACCTGCGCGCCGCCTCGGAAAAGGCCCGCGACGTGGTGGTGCTGGAATACGAGCGGTACCGCTCCGGCGCCATCACCGAGGCGCAGGCCAAGGCCAATGCCGCCGCCATCCTGCTGCGCATGAGCATAGGCCGGTCGGGCTACATCTACTGCCTCACCTCCGACGCCACCCTGGCCGTGCACCCGGTGCCGTCCCTGCTGGGGCGCGATCTTTCGGAGTTCGAGTTCGTGCGCGACCAGTCGCGCCTGCATGAGGGCTTCATGCAGTACGAATGGCGCAACCCCGGAGAAACGCACGCCCGCCCCAAGGCGCTGCACATGACCTGGTTCCAGCCGTGGGACTGGATCATTTCCGCCTCTGCCTACCGCGAGGAATTCCGCAACCTGCTGGACGTCACCATGCTGCGCGACGCGGTACTCTCGCACCGGGTGGGCGAAACCGGTTACGCCTACATCATGACCGGCGCGGGCGAGTTGCTGGTGCACCCGGTGATGGAGCCGGGCGACATTGCCGACGCGCGCGACGACACGGGCCGCCGCTTCGTGCGCGAGATGCTGCAAAAGCGTTCGGGGCGCATCGTCTATTCCTGGCGCAACCCCGGCGAGGACAGCTACCGCGAGAAGATCGTGGTCTACGCCTATCTTGCGGACTACGACTGGATCGTGGCTGCATCCGGCTATACCGACGAGATTTACGCCCCCCTGGACCGCATGCGCCGCCTGGCCCTGCTGTGGCTGCTGGCGGCCATCGGGGTGGTGGCGCTGGCCAGCCTGTACGCCAGCGCGGGCATCACCGGGCCGTTGCGCCGGCTGGCCGAGCGGGTTCGGGTGGGCGCGGGGGGCGACCTTTCGGTACGCGTGGTGCCGGAAACCCATGACGAAATCGGCGACCTTGCCAACTATTTCAACAGGCTGATGGGCAACCTGGAAGGGCACAGCCTGCGCATGGGGCAACTGGTGGAGGCGCGCACGGCGGAACTGACCCGCCTCAACGCCGACTACCTGGGCGAGCTGGAACGCCGTGCCGCCACCGAAGAAGAAGCGCGCAGCCGCCTGGCCTTCCTGCGCGCGCTGATGAACTCCATTCCCAACCCCATCTTCTACCGCGATTTCACCGGGCGCTTCGTGGACTGCAACGACAGCTTCGCGCGGGTGGTGCTGGGCAGCGCGCGAGAGGACGTGCGGGGCCGACCGCCGGGCGACTTTCCCGACGTGTACCCGCCGGACGTGGCCGCCGCCGCGCTGCGCGACGACGATGAGCTGCGCCACGTGGGGGGCACGCGCTTTGGCGAGCAGGCCCTGCGCTGCGCCGACGGGGCGGTGCGCCACTTCAGCGTGGTCAAGACCGTGTTCGGCGGCGGCGCGGCGGGCGAAGGTGGCATAATCGGCGTGTTCACCGACCTGACGGCGCGGCGCCGGGCCGAGGATGCGCGGCGCCTGCTGGAGCAGGCCGTGGAGAATTTTTCCGGCGCCCTGCTGATTCTGGATGGAGAAGGTTCCATCCGCTACGCCAATCCGGCGTTCGCGGCCATCACCGGCTGGCCGCGCGCCGATGCGGTGGACCGCCGCCTGGCGGATATTGGCGCTACTGGGGGCGCTACTGGGGGCGCTACTGGGGGCGCCGCCGGAGAGGATGCCGCAACGGTTGGCGGCGGCGCAGGCGGCAACGGCGATGCCGGGTTCACCGCGCTGCTGGCTGCCCGCGCCCAGGGCAAGGCGTGGAGCGGGCGCACCCGGCTGCGGCGCGGCGACGGAACGTCGTTCGAGGCGGAATGCCGTCTGGCGCCCCTGCGCGACGGCGCAAGCGTGGTGACCCATTTCGTGTGCACCATCGAGGACGTCAGCGAGCGGCTGCTGTTGCAGGCCCAGCTGTTGCAGGCCCAGAAACTGGAATCCATCGGGCAGCTGGCCTCGGGCATCGCGCACGAGATCAACACCCCCATCCAGTTCGTGGGCGACAACGTGCGCTTTCTGGGTACGTCAGCCAGCGCGCTGGATGCGGCCATGGCCGGGTACGACGCGCTGCTGCGCCAGGCCGTGGCCGCGTGCGGAACGCCCGCAGACGTTGCCTCTGGCGGGGAGGATCTGTTGGCCAAGGCGGCCCGGCTGCGCGAGGAGACCGACGTGGACTTCGTGCTGGCCGAACTGCCCGTGGCCGTCCGCCAGATGCAGGACGGGGTGGAGCGCGTCTCCGGCATCGTGCGGGCCCTGCGCGAATTCTCGCACCCCGATGCCGGGGGCAAGGTGCATGTGGACGTCAATGCCGGGTTGGCCAACACGGTCACCGTGTGTCGCAACGAGTGGAAGTACGTGGCCGAGGTGCATCTGGACCTTGCGCCCGACCTGCCCCACGTGATGGGGCACGCGGGCGACCTGAACCAGGTGTTCATGAACCTTCTGGTCAACGCCGCCCACGCCGTGGGGGATCGGTTGCGGACCGGAGGCGCTGCACTTGCCGACCCGCTGCCCGGCAGCCGCGATGCGGCGCCGGGTACGGGCGCGGCGTTGCCCACGGATGGGGCCGAACGGGCGTTGGGGCACATCACCATTTCCACCCGGTTCGTGGATGGCGAGGTACTGGTGCGCGTGCGCGACGACGGCACGGGCATTGCGCCAGAGGTGCTGCCGCGCATTTTCGATCCTTTCTTCACCACCAAGGAAGTGGGGCGGGGCACCGGCCAGGGACTGGCCATCACCCGCAACCTGGTGGTGAGCAAGCACGGCGGGCGTATCGAGGTGAACAGCGAACCCGGAAAGGGGGCGGAGTTCATCGTGCATCTGCCCGTGGGGACGTCATGA
- a CDS encoding transporter substrate-binding domain-containing protein translates to MAACLVACLLLTLPVMSLAAQAGPAQAAPVQPAPARAGQAARPAASGLVFVTQQYPPFNYLERGDGSERVAGPVAEIITMACARMGVDCTFRLLPWARAQQEVRTGTANGIFTIGHVPGREAWLHFCPPLVRVEYGFFVRMENPLRYVTPRDVAGYRVGVYGPSLTADILDQLARQVPMTVDIASENDAGFLKLAQGRIDAVFSNRENGLATIALLRIANLRYAGWHNRVDYTVAFSRRTAPEVVEAFEAALRALHGEGELQRCLARYGLHSTYPDARDGKDRDGTRGAPRGEGPADARPAATPG, encoded by the coding sequence ATGGCGGCATGTCTTGTCGCCTGCCTGCTCCTGACGCTGCCGGTGATGTCGTTGGCCGCCCAGGCGGGCCCGGCCCAGGCAGCCCCCGTCCAGCCAGCCCCTGCACGGGCGGGACAGGCGGCACGGCCCGCTGCCTCCGGGCTGGTCTTCGTCACCCAGCAGTATCCGCCCTTCAACTACCTGGAACGCGGTGACGGCAGCGAACGGGTGGCCGGCCCCGTGGCCGAGATCATCACCATGGCCTGTGCGCGCATGGGCGTGGACTGCACCTTTCGCCTGCTGCCGTGGGCGCGCGCGCAGCAAGAGGTGCGCACCGGCACGGCGAACGGCATTTTCACCATCGGGCATGTGCCGGGGCGCGAGGCATGGCTGCATTTTTGCCCACCGCTGGTGCGCGTCGAATACGGATTTTTCGTGCGCATGGAAAATCCCCTGCGCTACGTCACCCCCCGGGACGTGGCGGGGTACCGCGTGGGCGTGTACGGTCCTTCGCTGACGGCGGACATCCTGGACCAGTTGGCGCGGCAGGTGCCCATGACGGTGGATATAGCGTCGGAGAATGACGCCGGGTTCCTCAAGCTGGCGCAGGGGCGCATCGACGCGGTGTTCTCCAACCGCGAGAACGGCCTTGCCACCATCGCCCTGCTGCGCATCGCCAACCTGCGCTACGCGGGCTGGCACAACCGGGTGGATTATACGGTGGCCTTTTCGCGCCGCACGGCCCCGGAAGTGGTGGAGGCCTTCGAAGCCGCGCTGCGCGCGCTGCACGGCGAAGGCGAACTGCAACGGTGCCTTGCCCGGTACGGGTTGCACTCCACCTACCCCGATGCGCGGGACGGCAAGGACCGTGACGGAACGCGGGGCGCGCCGCGCGGTGAAGGGCCGGCCGATGCGCGTCCTGCCGCCACGCCCGGCTGA
- a CDS encoding C39 family peptidase gives MLPSGFRSLLQRALPCLLLLCAALVCTGCLRGPGSLAPDPTRPVAERIIPDVPFFAQEAYQCGPASLAGVLRHLGLTGAQATPDGVADAIFRPGMHGTLSLDLALYPRTLGLASRWYDGSVADLMAAVDSGQPRIVMVDHGYGLVSTYHFMVVVGYAPDAVIVNSDRTPLQRLPWASFLRTWDRTDRWTLEVRRQEPAPAPAP, from the coding sequence TTGCTGCCGTCCGGGTTCCGGTCCCTGCTACAGCGGGCACTGCCGTGCCTGCTGCTGCTTTGCGCGGCGCTGGTCTGCACGGGGTGCCTGCGCGGCCCCGGCAGCCTCGCGCCGGACCCCACCCGCCCCGTTGCGGAGCGGATCATCCCCGACGTGCCGTTCTTCGCGCAGGAAGCGTACCAGTGCGGCCCCGCCTCGCTGGCAGGGGTGCTGCGCCATTTGGGGCTGACCGGCGCCCAGGCCACGCCGGACGGCGTGGCCGACGCCATCTTTCGCCCCGGCATGCACGGCACGCTTTCGCTGGATCTCGCCCTGTACCCGCGCACCCTGGGGCTTGCCAGCCGCTGGTACGACGGTTCCGTGGCCGACCTGATGGCCGCCGTGGATTCCGGCCAGCCGCGCATCGTCATGGTCGATCACGGCTACGGGCTGGTGAGCACCTATCATTTCATGGTGGTGGTGGGCTACGCGCCCGACGCGGTCATCGTGAATTCCGACCGCACCCCCCTGCAACGGCTGCCGTGGGCATCGTTTCTGCGCACCTGGGACCGCACCGACCGCTGGACGCTGGAGGTCCGGCGGCAGGAACCAGCCCCCGCGCCCGCCCCGTAG
- a CDS encoding tetratricopeptide repeat protein, protein MPDTTLLAFVPVAVPASAATFRPARASAMSPTARCAILPCLLLALLLTGCALPRIGIYEDPLSGPEHLELGRAYEQKGELDLARREYAEAVRDDVPQAHLYLANLLFQKGEMEEAEGHYRKAIRALPEAESAPARNNLAWLLLTRGERLDEAERLAEEAVRLADDAHRQSFEDTLKQVRDARNK, encoded by the coding sequence ATGCCGGACACCACGCTCCTCGCTTTCGTCCCTGTCGCCGTTCCCGCTTCCGCCGCCACTTTCCGGCCCGCCCGGGCATCCGCCATGTCACCCACGGCGCGGTGCGCCATCCTGCCGTGCCTGCTGCTGGCCCTGCTGCTGACCGGGTGCGCCCTGCCGCGCATCGGCATCTACGAAGACCCGTTGTCCGGCCCGGAGCACCTGGAACTGGGCCGCGCCTACGAACAGAAGGGTGAACTGGACCTGGCCCGGCGCGAATATGCCGAGGCCGTGCGCGACGACGTGCCCCAGGCCCACCTGTACCTGGCCAACCTGCTGTTCCAGAAGGGCGAGATGGAAGAGGCGGAAGGCCATTACCGCAAGGCCATCCGTGCCCTGCCCGAGGCGGAATCCGCCCCGGCGCGCAACAACCTGGCCTGGCTGCTGCTGACACGCGGCGAACGGCTGGATGAAGCAGAGCGGCTGGCCGAAGAGGCCGTGCGCCTTGCCGACGATGCCCACCGCCAAAGTTTCGAGGATACCTTGAAGCAGGTGCGGGACGCGCGGAACAAGTAG